Below is a genomic region from Rhodohalobacter sp. 614A.
GCAGGTAAACTCCATAGCTGATCAGCATGGTGCCGAGAGCAATGTAATAGGCCGTAAACCATTTTGCTGAAAAGTATTCCATGAGGTTTTGGATTATGAGTCATTACGAGGAGGAGCGGAACGACGACGTTGCAATCTCCAAACTTTTTAATGTTTCGGGATTGCTGCGCTTCGCCCGCAATGACTTATTTAATAATAACTTAGTCAAATGAAATTATCCGCTCATCTTATGGTAAATCTTCTTCCGGAACGTCAGGCTCTTCATCCTTTGGGTGCAGAATTGAGAAGATGACGGATATCGTCAATGTAACCACAATCACACCCAGCGTGAACAGTGTTGGAATATGGATCACATTTTCCAGGAGCATTTTCGAGCCAATATATACAAGGATAAAGGCAAGTCCGTAGTGCAGGTAGTGGAAGAGTCTCATCACGCCGGAAACTGCAAAGTAGAGTGCACGCAGTCCCAGAATAGCGAATGCGTTGGCGCTGTAGATCAAAAAAGTATCGCGGGTAATGGCCATAATGGCGGGAATGGAATCCAGCGCAAAAACGATATCGCTCGTTTCAATTACAATGAGAACCACAAACAGCGGTGTGGCGATGATTCGTTTGCCCCGTTTTATAAAGAAATTGGGACCATGTATTTTTTTTGTGATTGGCAGAAATCGTCTCACCAATAACAGTACCGGATTTTTTTCGGGGTGAATTTCCTTGTCTTTTTCAAGCCCGAGTTTGATTCCCGTAAAAATCAGAAAAGCGCCGAATATGTAAATAATCCAGTGGAACTGTTCGAGCAGGGCCACGCCTACAAAAATAAAGATCAGGCGAAAGACCAGAGCAC
It encodes:
- a CDS encoding TerC family protein, which encodes MDHSLTLWILFNVFILAMLIVDLKVFNRKPHEISIKESLIWTGIWIAQAVIFGVGIYYFMGSQPALDYFTGYLIEKSLSVDNIFVFLLIFTYFGVDAIYQHRVLFWGIFGALVFRLIFIFVGVALLEQFHWIIYIFGAFLIFTGIKLGLEKDKEIHPEKNPVLLLVRRFLPITKKIHGPNFFIKRGKRIIATPLFVVLIVIETSDIVFALDSIPAIMAITRDTFLIYSANAFAILGLRALYFAVSGVMRLFHYLHYGLAFILVYIGSKMLLENVIHIPTLFTLGVIVVTLTISVIFSILHPKDEEPDVPEEDLP